The following are encoded in a window of Mumia flava genomic DNA:
- a CDS encoding heparan-alpha-glucosaminide N-acetyltransferase domain-containing protein gives MTDTNESLVPGRSTVLSGGRLLAIDAARAVALVGMMGTHLEPGREADGGVGLAHLLASGRASALFAVLAGVSIALASGGRTPPRGESWTVAAAGTSARAAVVFTVGLALGELDSGLAVILCYYGLLFVVAVPFLPLRAGWLIGLGLASAALAPVLSQWLRESATAPLAFGVPTFGSMLVDPADTFTNLVLTGYYPVLTWTAYLLVGMGIGRLPLRRLAVAVWMTAVGTVVAAAAWVGSVRWLDAGGLSALEAAGTGGHAATGPIDADVLHVGFYGTTPTTSWSWLGIASPHSGAPPDLLHTLGTAVAVIGVMLLLEHAIGRVLWPVAAIGSMTFTLYSLHVVLVATLLPRAVDDALLLHVAIAAAVAIPWRRWVGRGPLEALAARAAWAAREEVARP, from the coding sequence ATGACCGACACGAACGAGAGCCTGGTTCCGGGTCGCTCGACCGTGCTCTCCGGTGGCCGGCTCCTCGCGATCGACGCCGCGCGGGCGGTCGCGCTCGTCGGGATGATGGGGACGCACCTCGAGCCGGGCCGTGAGGCCGACGGCGGTGTCGGCCTCGCGCACCTGCTCGCGAGCGGACGGGCATCAGCGCTGTTCGCCGTGCTGGCCGGCGTGAGCATCGCGCTCGCCAGCGGGGGACGTACGCCTCCGCGCGGGGAGTCGTGGACGGTCGCCGCCGCCGGGACGTCCGCGCGGGCGGCGGTGGTGTTCACGGTCGGTCTCGCGCTCGGCGAGCTCGACTCGGGCCTCGCGGTGATCCTCTGCTACTACGGCCTGCTCTTCGTGGTCGCGGTCCCTTTCCTGCCGTTGCGCGCCGGCTGGCTGATCGGGCTCGGGCTGGCCTCCGCCGCGCTCGCACCCGTCCTGAGCCAGTGGCTGCGCGAGAGCGCCACCGCTCCCCTAGCGTTCGGCGTGCCCACGTTCGGATCGATGCTCGTCGACCCGGCGGACACGTTCACGAACCTCGTGCTGACCGGCTACTACCCCGTCCTCACGTGGACCGCCTACCTGCTGGTCGGGATGGGAATCGGCCGACTCCCGCTGCGCCGCCTCGCGGTCGCCGTGTGGATGACGGCCGTCGGGACCGTCGTCGCCGCGGCAGCCTGGGTCGGATCGGTCCGGTGGCTCGACGCCGGCGGGCTCAGCGCGCTCGAGGCTGCGGGCACCGGCGGGCACGCCGCGACCGGGCCGATCGACGCCGACGTGCTGCACGTCGGGTTCTACGGGACCACCCCGACGACCTCGTGGTCCTGGCTCGGCATCGCCTCCCCTCACTCCGGCGCGCCGCCCGACCTCCTGCACACCCTCGGCACCGCGGTCGCGGTGATCGGCGTGATGCTGCTGCTGGAGCACGCGATCGGCCGGGTGCTGTGGCCGGTCGCGGCGATCGGGAGCATGACGTTCACCCTCTACTCGCTGCACGTCGTGCTGGTGGCGACGCTGCTGCCGCGGGCGGTCGACGACGCGCTGCTCCTCCACGTCGCGATCGCGGCGGCGGTCGCGATCCCGTGGCGCCGCTGGGTGGGCCGCGGTCCGTTGGAGGCCCTGGCCGCCAGAGCGGCCTGGGCTGCACGTGAGGAGGTCGCCCGGCCCTAG
- a CDS encoding FGGY-family carbohydrate kinase, whose product MTQATLGVDIGTSSSKGVLVDRDGRILATATREHAVDRPRVGHVEMDGEVWWDEAVAIVRDLLSAAPDASVESVGVSGMGPCVLLADEHDVPVRPAILYGVDTRASAQIARLDDELGADAVLRRGGSALTSQAAGPKIAWVAEHEPEAYARARRLFMPSSWLVRRLTGAYVLDHHSASQASPLYDTDALAWHEPWAHHVAPGIALPRLVWPSDVVGTVSPEASAATGLPAGVPVVAGTIDAWSEAVSVDAQNVGDLMLMYGTTMFLINTLADRVTTPSMWGPVGAFPGTRCLAGGMATSGAITSWLRDLVGGTPYPQLVAEAEASGLGAHGLLMLPYFAGERTPILDPDARGLVAGLTLSHTRGDLYRAALEATAYGVRHNVETILDAGGDVRRVVAVGGGTQGALWTQIVTDVTGLDQVVPRQTIGASYGAAYLAACATGEADIATWNPPETVLRPDPARHEEYSTLFALYRDAYPATRELTHRLADRQRTSDQRPNDRRTTEKGTA is encoded by the coding sequence ATGACGCAGGCCACACTCGGCGTCGACATCGGCACCTCGAGCAGCAAGGGCGTCCTCGTCGATCGCGACGGGCGCATCCTCGCCACGGCGACCCGCGAGCACGCCGTCGACCGACCGCGGGTCGGACACGTCGAGATGGACGGCGAGGTCTGGTGGGACGAGGCGGTCGCGATCGTCCGCGACCTGCTCTCCGCCGCTCCGGACGCGAGCGTCGAGAGTGTCGGCGTGAGCGGGATGGGTCCGTGCGTGCTGCTGGCCGACGAGCACGACGTGCCGGTCCGTCCGGCGATCCTCTACGGCGTCGACACCCGCGCGAGCGCGCAGATCGCGCGCCTCGACGACGAGCTGGGCGCCGACGCCGTCCTCCGCCGGGGCGGCTCGGCCCTCACCTCGCAGGCTGCGGGCCCGAAGATCGCCTGGGTCGCCGAGCACGAGCCCGAGGCGTACGCCCGGGCGCGCCGGCTGTTCATGCCGAGCTCGTGGCTGGTCCGGCGACTCACCGGCGCGTACGTGCTCGACCACCACTCCGCGAGCCAGGCGAGTCCGCTGTACGACACCGACGCGCTCGCGTGGCACGAGCCGTGGGCGCACCACGTCGCCCCCGGGATCGCGCTCCCCCGGCTCGTGTGGCCGTCCGACGTCGTCGGCACCGTCTCGCCGGAGGCGAGCGCGGCGACCGGCCTGCCCGCGGGGGTGCCGGTCGTCGCCGGGACGATCGACGCGTGGTCGGAGGCGGTGAGCGTGGACGCGCAGAACGTCGGCGACCTCATGCTGATGTACGGCACGACGATGTTCCTGATCAACACCCTCGCCGACCGCGTCACGACGCCGTCGATGTGGGGGCCGGTCGGCGCGTTCCCCGGCACCCGGTGCCTCGCCGGCGGCATGGCGACGTCCGGGGCGATCACGAGCTGGCTGCGCGACCTCGTCGGCGGCACGCCGTACCCGCAGCTCGTCGCGGAGGCGGAGGCGTCCGGGCTGGGCGCGCACGGGCTGCTGATGCTGCCCTACTTCGCCGGCGAGCGGACCCCGATCCTCGACCCCGACGCGCGCGGGCTCGTCGCCGGGCTCACGCTCTCCCACACCCGCGGGGACCTATACCGCGCCGCGCTGGAGGCGACCGCCTACGGCGTCCGGCACAACGTCGAGACCATCCTCGACGCCGGCGGGGACGTCCGTCGCGTCGTCGCCGTCGGGGGCGGGACGCAGGGCGCTCTGTGGACGCAGATCGTCACCGACGTCACCGGACTGGACCAGGTCGTGCCGCGGCAGACGATCGGCGCCTCGTACGGGGCCGCCTACCTCGCCGCCTGCGCCACCGGCGAGGCCGACATCGCGACGTGGAACCCGCCGGAGACCGTGCTGCGCCCCGACCCTGCACGACACGAGGAGTACTCGACGCTCTTCGCGCTGTACCGCGACGCGTACCCCGCGACCCGTGAGCTGACCCACCGTCTCGCCGACCGCCAGCGCACGAGCGACCAGCGCCCGAACGACCGGCGCACCACCGAGAAGGGAACCGCATGA
- a CDS encoding SDR family NAD(P)-dependent oxidoreductase: MTDFSDVRAVVTGGGSGIGAAIAAELRSRGATVAVLDLDPDGAPDGTVGIACDVRDDAVVRAAVDDAADRLGGIDVLVNNAGVGAQGTVADNDDDEWHRVLDVNLLGMVRTSRAALPHLRRSSCAAIVNMGSIAATAGLPERALYSATKGAVLSLTRAMAADHLREGIRVNCVNPGTADTPWIGRLLSKAPDPAAERAALEARQPHGRLVSPEEVAAAVAYLASPAARSTTGIGVAVDGGMQDLRLRPRS, encoded by the coding sequence GTGACCGACTTCTCCGACGTCCGCGCCGTCGTCACCGGCGGTGGTTCCGGCATCGGCGCCGCGATCGCCGCAGAGCTGCGCAGCCGCGGCGCGACGGTCGCCGTGCTGGACCTCGACCCCGACGGCGCTCCCGACGGCACCGTCGGCATCGCCTGCGACGTCAGAGACGACGCGGTCGTGCGCGCTGCGGTCGACGACGCTGCGGACCGCCTCGGCGGGATCGACGTGCTGGTGAACAACGCCGGCGTCGGCGCGCAGGGCACGGTCGCCGACAACGACGACGACGAGTGGCACCGGGTGCTCGACGTGAACCTGCTCGGCATGGTCCGTACGTCCCGCGCCGCCCTGCCGCACCTGCGCCGGTCCTCGTGCGCCGCGATCGTGAACATGGGCTCGATCGCCGCGACCGCAGGGCTGCCGGAGCGTGCGCTCTACTCCGCGACCAAGGGGGCCGTGCTCTCGCTCACCCGCGCGATGGCCGCCGACCACCTGCGCGAGGGGATCCGCGTCAACTGCGTGAACCCCGGGACCGCCGACACGCCGTGGATCGGCCGGCTGCTCTCGAAGGCGCCGGACCCGGCCGCGGAACGGGCCGCCCTCGAGGCACGCCAGCCGCACGGCCGTCTCGTCTCCCCGGAGGAGGTCGCGGCCGCCGTGGCGTACCTCGCGAGCCCGGCGGCGCGCTCCACGACCGGGATCGGCGTGGCGGTCGACGGGGGGATGCAGGATCTTCGGCTGCGGCCGCGGTCCTGA
- a CDS encoding LacI family DNA-binding transcriptional regulator: protein MATIYEVAQRAGVSPATVSRVLNGIAVSPAYAERVRRAAEELDFQPDRAARRLRRRTSEVIALIIPDVENPFFTALARGAEDRASEAGLSLVLCNTDEQEAKETRYLKVALSERMAGVILAPSSHHPDLDALVSRGTPVVAVDRGAHGYDLDSVVMDDVAIGRAGTERLYASGHRRVACITGPVDVDTADQRADGWCEVFAAHHPGADPQSMLVRADYRVDGGRRGMERLLGLPEPPDAVLVANNLMGVGAMRALDAHPGGDDVDLVVVGDLPFGLWPRPGSVVLPLPARELGTRAADRLIARIGGDQQDAHRIVVPVEPSHR, encoded by the coding sequence ATGGCGACGATCTACGAGGTGGCGCAGCGCGCGGGGGTCTCCCCCGCGACGGTCTCGCGCGTGCTCAACGGGATCGCGGTCTCGCCCGCGTACGCCGAGCGCGTGCGCCGCGCCGCCGAGGAGCTGGACTTCCAGCCGGACCGCGCCGCCCGGCGACTGCGCCGCCGTACGTCGGAGGTGATCGCGCTGATCATCCCCGACGTCGAGAACCCGTTCTTCACCGCGCTCGCCCGCGGCGCCGAGGACCGCGCGAGCGAGGCCGGGCTGTCGCTCGTGCTCTGCAACACCGACGAGCAGGAGGCGAAGGAGACCCGCTACCTCAAGGTCGCGCTCTCGGAGCGGATGGCGGGGGTGATCCTCGCGCCGTCGAGCCACCACCCCGACCTCGACGCGCTCGTGTCCCGCGGCACGCCGGTGGTCGCCGTCGACCGTGGGGCGCACGGCTACGACCTCGACTCCGTCGTGATGGACGACGTCGCGATCGGGCGCGCCGGGACCGAGCGGCTGTACGCGTCGGGGCACCGCCGGGTCGCGTGCATCACCGGGCCCGTGGACGTCGACACGGCGGACCAGCGTGCGGACGGGTGGTGCGAGGTGTTCGCCGCGCACCACCCGGGGGCGGACCCGCAGAGCATGCTGGTCCGTGCGGACTACCGCGTCGACGGAGGTCGGCGCGGCATGGAGCGGCTGCTCGGCCTCCCCGAACCGCCGGACGCCGTCCTGGTCGCCAACAACCTGATGGGAGTCGGGGCGATGCGGGCGCTCGATGCGCACCCGGGGGGCGACGACGTCGACCTGGTCGTCGTCGGGGACCTGCCGTTCGGGCTGTGGCCGCGTCCCGGGAGCGTCGTGCTGCCGCTGCCGGCCCGCGAGCTCGGGACGCGGGCGGCCGACCGGCTGATCGCCCGGATCGGCGGCGACCAGCAGGACGCGCACCGCATCGTCGTCCCGGTCGAGCCATCTCACCGCTGA
- a CDS encoding thioesterase family protein: MSDLRRPTVADLDALPPVAALTATPDLEDMNGHMNVRHHYTIHMDGIAAAFEDRAGLNQSWIDRTGESAFSVEHHLQFHSEVLIGDALSVHLRTLGRSDKAIHAMSILLDRTTGKVASTLEFVELYVDLTTRRPTPMPEELAKQFDDLLAEAEGLDWDLPRSHELGTSKRR; encoded by the coding sequence ATGAGCGACCTGCGCCGGCCGACCGTGGCTGACCTCGATGCCCTGCCTCCGGTCGCGGCGCTGACCGCGACCCCGGACCTCGAGGACATGAACGGCCACATGAACGTGCGCCACCACTACACGATCCACATGGACGGGATCGCCGCCGCGTTCGAGGACCGGGCCGGACTCAACCAGAGCTGGATCGACCGGACGGGCGAGAGCGCGTTCAGCGTCGAGCACCACCTCCAGTTCCACAGCGAGGTGCTGATCGGGGACGCCCTGTCGGTCCACCTGCGGACCCTCGGGCGTTCCGACAAGGCGATCCACGCGATGTCGATCCTGCTCGACCGGACGACCGGCAAGGTCGCGAGCACCCTCGAGTTCGTGGAGCTCTACGTCGACCTCACGACCCGTCGACCCACACCGATGCCCGAGGAGCTCGCGAAGCAGTTCGACGACCTCCTCGCCGAGGCGGAGGGCCTGGACTGGGACCTGCCGCGCAGCCACGAGCTCGGGACGTCCAAGCGCCGCTGA
- a CDS encoding fucose isomerase, which yields MNAYTLPETTEPAVAAPDTLYVVASGDLRLSANVAGWPTQQKLEADFADAVAAHGWTVQRAHGVDPETGHGFIDSQRRGLEVFADVPPDAPVVVVDAVWQYSHHVLAGLRTHRGPILVVANWAGDFPGLVGLLNLTASLTKAGVAYSALWSEDFTDDWARTRLGEWLRTGTIEHDASHVHALPALDEDADEVVLGRALARQLQREKAIIGVFDEGCMGMYNAIIDDELLNPLGIYKERLSQSALVAEMHRVSADERAAVRAWLDDAGLTFHFGSDPATELTEDQVDSQLAMYVAALRISDDFGLDAVGIQYQQGLKDVVPASDLAEGLLNNVARPPVRSRDGARELYAGAPLPHFNEVDEGVAVDALVTNRIWTAMGLDPATTLHDIRWGDAYDGEFVWVFEISGSVPASHHGGYASSYSMRQPPMFFPLGGGTLSGVSKPGEIVWSRVYIADGSLHVDLGRAHVADLPTEETQRRLDATDRQWPIMHAVLHGVSRDQMMARHKANHVQVVYAPDAETADRGLLAKAALFDALGLQVHLCGDTALT from the coding sequence ATGAACGCCTACACCCTGCCCGAGACCACCGAGCCCGCGGTCGCCGCACCCGACACGCTCTACGTCGTCGCGTCCGGTGACCTGCGGCTGTCGGCGAACGTCGCGGGCTGGCCGACCCAGCAGAAGCTCGAGGCGGACTTCGCCGACGCGGTCGCCGCGCACGGGTGGACGGTGCAGCGGGCGCACGGAGTCGATCCCGAGACCGGCCACGGGTTCATCGACAGTCAGCGCCGCGGCCTCGAGGTGTTCGCGGACGTGCCGCCGGACGCCCCGGTCGTCGTCGTGGACGCGGTCTGGCAGTACAGCCACCACGTGCTCGCCGGCCTGCGCACCCACCGTGGTCCGATCCTCGTCGTCGCGAACTGGGCGGGCGACTTCCCCGGGCTCGTCGGGCTGCTCAACCTCACGGCCAGCCTGACCAAGGCCGGCGTCGCCTACTCGGCGCTGTGGAGCGAGGACTTCACCGACGACTGGGCACGCACGAGGCTCGGCGAGTGGCTGCGCACGGGGACGATCGAGCACGACGCGAGCCACGTCCACGCGCTCCCCGCCCTGGACGAGGATGCCGACGAGGTGGTGCTCGGGCGCGCGCTGGCACGGCAGCTGCAGCGCGAGAAGGCGATCATCGGCGTCTTCGACGAGGGCTGCATGGGGATGTACAACGCGATCATCGACGACGAGCTCCTCAACCCGCTCGGCATCTACAAGGAGCGGCTCTCGCAGAGCGCGCTGGTCGCCGAGATGCACCGCGTCAGCGCCGACGAGCGCGCGGCCGTACGGGCCTGGCTGGACGACGCCGGCCTCACGTTCCACTTCGGCAGCGACCCCGCGACCGAGCTGACCGAGGACCAGGTCGACAGCCAGCTCGCGATGTACGTCGCGGCGCTGCGGATCTCCGACGACTTCGGCCTCGACGCGGTCGGGATCCAGTACCAGCAGGGCCTGAAGGACGTGGTGCCGGCGAGCGACCTGGCCGAAGGTCTGCTCAATAACGTCGCGCGCCCGCCCGTACGGTCGCGCGACGGCGCGCGCGAGCTGTACGCGGGCGCACCGCTGCCCCACTTCAACGAGGTCGACGAGGGGGTCGCCGTCGACGCGCTCGTCACGAACCGGATCTGGACCGCGATGGGTCTCGACCCCGCGACCACGCTGCACGACATCCGGTGGGGCGACGCGTACGACGGGGAGTTCGTGTGGGTCTTCGAGATCTCCGGGTCCGTCCCGGCGTCTCACCACGGCGGCTACGCGTCCTCGTACTCGATGCGCCAGCCTCCGATGTTCTTCCCGCTCGGCGGTGGGACGCTGAGCGGGGTGTCGAAGCCGGGCGAGATCGTGTGGAGCCGCGTGTACATCGCGGACGGCTCCCTGCACGTCGACCTCGGTCGTGCGCACGTGGCCGACCTGCCGACGGAGGAGACCCAGCGCCGGCTGGACGCGACCGACCGGCAGTGGCCGATCATGCACGCGGTCCTGCACGGCGTCTCGCGCGACCAGATGATGGCGCGGCACAAGGCGAACCACGTCCAGGTCGTCTACGCCCCGGACGCCGAGACCGCGGACCGCGGGCTGCTCGCCAAGGCCGCGCTGTTCGACGCCCTGGGGCTTCAGGTGCACCTCTGCGGCGACACCGCCCTGACCTGA
- a CDS encoding ATP-binding cassette domain-containing protein — METSSGRDLLRACLRRSRRTLAAAMVSSFVRQLAFLALPYLLGRAVQEVVADGRTDRLAWYVAVLATVVLVEFAGLCGWMMWSNLAEARLAAGLREDVLGVVLDTDDAALATRTDGYGDTLSRAVEDVDVVLVWVHGLATWVVIGTTVVVLVPSIAGIDPSLLLVALGCAALLLVVNLTLPPRFARRIGAFAQAQASRTRTVEELTSAYATLRGVGGEAALVRRHDARSADVTERIVAVARIRSLWAASGEAVPFAGIAVGLAVGGLAALDGRMDVGQLTTFTLWMGTVQLATNAIVARLGDFGAARVSAERITAVLELGRPRDSAGAPAPGAATDHAPSLALTGVAAAGAAPVTFTLSPGDWGLVTGPTGVGKSTLLRAVAGLSDHTGAIRWCGAEVGRIPVAERFEQIVLVPQAPLLLHGTVRDNLLLAADPSAGPPPSDARLREVCRTAAFDVVLEALPDGLDTVVGERGSTLSGGERQRLALARALLRDTPVLLLDDVTSALDEETEHLLLDRLRARTDDRVVLFAGHRPAVRSRADHVVELHPTEVVARG, encoded by the coding sequence GTGGAAACCTCCTCCGGTCGCGATCTGCTCCGAGCCTGCCTGCGCCGGTCGCGTCGCACGCTCGCAGCCGCGATGGTCTCGTCGTTCGTGCGTCAGCTCGCGTTCCTCGCCCTGCCGTACCTGCTGGGCCGGGCGGTCCAGGAGGTCGTCGCCGACGGACGCACCGATCGGCTCGCGTGGTACGTCGCGGTGCTCGCGACGGTCGTGCTGGTCGAGTTCGCCGGGCTGTGCGGCTGGATGATGTGGTCGAACCTCGCCGAGGCGCGTCTGGCCGCGGGTCTGCGCGAGGACGTCCTCGGCGTCGTCCTGGACACCGACGACGCCGCGCTCGCGACCCGGACCGACGGGTACGGAGACACGCTGTCGCGTGCTGTCGAGGACGTCGACGTGGTCCTCGTGTGGGTGCACGGTCTGGCGACCTGGGTGGTGATCGGGACCACCGTGGTCGTCCTGGTGCCCTCGATCGCCGGGATCGACCCGAGTCTGCTGCTCGTCGCGCTCGGCTGCGCAGCGCTCCTCCTGGTCGTCAACCTCACCCTGCCACCGCGATTCGCCCGTCGCATCGGGGCGTTCGCACAGGCCCAGGCCTCCAGGACGCGCACGGTCGAGGAGCTGACCTCCGCGTACGCGACGCTGCGAGGCGTCGGCGGTGAGGCAGCGCTGGTCCGCAGGCACGACGCCCGCAGCGCGGACGTGACCGAGCGGATCGTCGCCGTCGCCCGGATCCGCTCGCTGTGGGCGGCCAGCGGCGAGGCCGTCCCGTTCGCCGGGATCGCCGTCGGGCTGGCCGTCGGAGGACTGGCCGCGCTGGACGGACGGATGGACGTCGGCCAGCTGACGACCTTCACGCTCTGGATGGGAACGGTGCAGCTGGCGACGAACGCGATCGTCGCCCGACTCGGCGACTTCGGCGCGGCCCGGGTGAGCGCCGAGCGGATCACCGCCGTGCTCGAGCTCGGGCGGCCTCGCGACTCCGCGGGAGCGCCCGCCCCAGGGGCGGCGACCGACCACGCGCCGTCTCTGGCGCTGACCGGCGTCGCCGCCGCCGGAGCGGCCCCGGTCACCTTCACGCTCTCCCCGGGCGACTGGGGCTTGGTGACCGGGCCCACGGGCGTCGGCAAGTCGACGCTGCTGCGCGCGGTCGCCGGCCTCAGCGACCACACCGGCGCAATCCGCTGGTGTGGCGCGGAGGTGGGGAGGATCCCGGTTGCCGAGCGGTTCGAGCAGATCGTGCTCGTGCCGCAGGCCCCGCTGCTGCTGCACGGCACGGTCCGGGACAACCTCCTGCTCGCCGCGGACCCGTCCGCCGGCCCGCCACCGTCGGACGCGCGCCTCCGGGAGGTCTGCCGGACTGCTGCCTTCGACGTCGTCCTCGAGGCGCTCCCCGACGGGCTCGACACCGTCGTCGGCGAACGCGGGTCGACCTTGTCGGGCGGCGAGCGCCAACGGCTCGCCCTGGCGCGGGCGCTGCTCCGCGACACCCCGGTCCTCCTGCTCGACGACGTCACCTCGGCCCTCGACGAGGAGACCGAGCATCTGCTGCTCGACCGGCTGCGCGCGCGGACGGACGACCGGGTCGTCCTCTTCGCCGGCCACCGGCCCGCGGTCCGGAGCCGCGCCGATCACGTGGTCGAGCTCCATCCGACGGAGGTGGTCGCCCGTGGGTGA
- a CDS encoding siderophore-interacting protein — protein sequence MPRTRRELKTYPINVRQLVVSRVQDVSAGMRRITLTGDQLRAFTTADGIAVPPLRNEGFDDHVKLIVPGPGQDRPIPPVQVEGHLDWWPPAGRPTAKDYTPRRWDPEAGELDLDLVRHGSGFASRWAEHVQPGDPAYIAGPKASALLPDGVDWYLVAGDETALPAIGRLLDELPPGSRAQVFVEVEDATHEVPLTAGPGVEITWLHRHGAPAGTTDLLERAIRDADWWDGEVYAWVAAEALTLKPIRAHLKHDRSVPRDCLDITGYWRRTVGSEAAEPGAATDGVDDPQAAAATQLARLLDSTGPAALRAAVSVGLVARLDRGPAPVEVLAAELGLADAPLRALVRYLAAVDVVVLDDGDPAATGTAPVRLGPVGELVADEDTLAALDLGGARALLELSPADLVTVLRTGAAAPRSPGRLVTDLLAGDQARAAEHRAFRGGSATWSSPSIASHHDWSTYREITALGAGAPETVSTVLHENVNLRATLVDLPSVLPGAEAAVEASVRPRVDVRAQSPLAPLTGAAGDAVLVVHLLDQLADPDAAHLLGALQEQLGDADLVVAELVLEPDEATHDHDAEIDLKLWSAFGSGVRTPSAYEALFGAAGLHPVTPRGGQELGWDMRLWVLRAAPDR from the coding sequence ATGCCCCGCACCCGCCGAGAGCTCAAGACCTACCCGATCAACGTGCGGCAGCTCGTGGTGAGCAGGGTGCAGGACGTCTCGGCCGGGATGCGCCGGATCACGCTGACCGGCGACCAGCTGCGCGCGTTCACGACCGCCGACGGGATCGCGGTTCCTCCGCTGCGCAACGAGGGCTTCGACGACCACGTCAAGCTGATCGTCCCCGGCCCCGGGCAGGACCGGCCGATCCCACCGGTCCAGGTCGAAGGTCATCTCGACTGGTGGCCACCAGCGGGGCGGCCGACGGCGAAGGACTACACCCCGCGCCGCTGGGACCCCGAGGCGGGCGAGCTCGACCTCGACCTCGTCCGGCACGGGTCGGGGTTCGCCTCGCGGTGGGCGGAGCACGTCCAGCCGGGCGACCCGGCGTACATCGCCGGCCCGAAGGCGTCCGCCCTGCTGCCCGACGGCGTGGACTGGTACCTCGTCGCCGGCGACGAGACCGCGCTGCCGGCGATCGGGCGCCTGCTCGACGAGCTGCCGCCCGGAAGCCGGGCCCAGGTGTTCGTCGAGGTCGAGGACGCCACGCACGAGGTCCCGCTGACGGCCGGGCCGGGTGTCGAGATCACCTGGCTCCACCGCCACGGTGCCCCGGCCGGCACGACCGACCTCCTCGAGCGCGCCATCCGCGACGCGGACTGGTGGGACGGGGAGGTGTACGCCTGGGTGGCTGCCGAGGCGCTCACCCTCAAGCCCATCCGGGCCCACCTCAAGCACGACCGCTCGGTCCCGCGCGACTGCCTCGACATCACCGGCTACTGGCGGCGCACGGTCGGGTCGGAGGCGGCCGAGCCGGGCGCGGCCACCGACGGTGTCGACGACCCCCAGGCGGCTGCGGCGACGCAGCTCGCGCGTCTCCTCGACAGCACGGGGCCGGCCGCGCTCCGGGCCGCGGTGTCCGTCGGCCTCGTCGCACGGCTCGACCGAGGGCCCGCACCGGTGGAGGTCCTCGCGGCCGAGCTCGGGCTGGCCGACGCGCCGCTGCGAGCACTCGTGCGCTATCTCGCGGCGGTCGACGTCGTCGTCCTCGACGACGGTGATCCGGCCGCGACCGGGACGGCGCCGGTCCGTCTCGGTCCTGTCGGCGAGCTCGTCGCGGACGAGGACACCCTGGCCGCGCTCGACCTCGGTGGTGCCCGAGCGCTGCTCGAGCTCTCGCCGGCCGACCTGGTGACGGTGCTGCGGACCGGCGCCGCCGCGCCGCGCTCGCCCGGCCGCCTGGTGACAGACCTGCTGGCCGGCGACCAGGCGAGGGCCGCCGAGCACCGCGCGTTCCGCGGCGGATCGGCGACCTGGTCGTCGCCGTCGATCGCCTCCCACCACGACTGGTCGACGTACCGGGAGATCACCGCGCTCGGCGCAGGTGCTCCCGAGACCGTCAGCACCGTGCTGCACGAGAACGTGAACCTCCGCGCGACCCTCGTCGACCTGCCTTCGGTCCTGCCGGGAGCAGAGGCTGCGGTCGAGGCCTCCGTACGGCCTCGGGTCGACGTTCGCGCGCAGAGCCCGCTGGCCCCGCTGACCGGCGCGGCGGGCGACGCCGTCCTCGTCGTCCACCTGCTCGACCAGCTCGCGGATCCGGACGCAGCCCACCTGCTCGGCGCCTTGCAGGAGCAGCTCGGCGACGCCGACCTCGTCGTCGCCGAGCTGGTGCTCGAGCCGGACGAGGCCACGCACGACCACGACGCCGAGATCGACCTGAAGCTCTGGTCGGCGTTCGGGTCGGGCGTCCGGACGCCGAGTGCGTACGAGGCGCTGTTCGGGGCCGCCGGCCTGCACCCGGTCACGCCGCGTGGCGGACAGGAGCTGGGATGGGACATGCGGCTCTGGGTGCTGCGCGCCGCGCCGGACAGGTGA